The following coding sequences are from one Calypte anna isolate BGI_N300 chromosome 18, bCalAnn1_v1.p, whole genome shotgun sequence window:
- the LOC103529055 gene encoding nucleoside diphosphate kinase, which yields MASISERTFIAIKPDGVQRGLVGEIIKRFEQKGFKLVAMKLIHASEDLLREHYIDLKDRPFYDGLVQYMHSGPVVAMVWEGLNVIKTGRVMLGETNPFDSKPGTIRGDFCVQVGRNIIHGSDSVESAETEISLWFTPEELVDYRSCAHEWIYD from the exons ATGGCTTCCATCTCCGAGCGCACCTTCATCGCCATCAAACCCGACGGGGTCCAGCGGGGCCTGGTGGGAGAAATCATCAAGAGGTTTGAACAGAAAGGATTCAAACTGGTGGCCATGAAATTAATACAC GCCTCTGAAGACCTTCTGAGGGAACACTACATTGACCTAAAAGACCGTCCCTTCTATGATGGTCTGGTGCAGTATATGCATTCTGGACCTGTTGTAGCTATG gtgtggGAAGGTCTTAATGTCATTAAGACTGGAAGAGTGATGCTGGGGGAAACTAATCCATTTGATTCAAAGCCTGGCACTATTCGTGGTGACTTCTGTGTTCAAGTTGGAAG GAACATCATTCATGGGAGTGATTCTGTAGAAAGTGCTGAAACAGAGATCAGTTTGTGGTTCACTCCTGAAGAACTGGTTGATTACAGAAGCTGTGCTCACGAATGGATCTATGACTAG
- the LOC103529054 gene encoding nucleoside diphosphate kinase, translating to MAANCERTFIAIKPDGVQRGLVGEIIKRFEQKGFRLVAMKFVHASEDLLKQHYIDLKDRPFYPGLVKYMNSGPIVAMVWEGLNVVKTGRVMLGETNPADSKPGTIRGDFCIQVGRNIIHGSDSVESAQKEINLWFKPAELIDYKSCAHDWIYE from the exons ATGGCTGCAAACTGCGAGCGCACCTTCATCGCCATCAAGCCCGATGGGGTCCAGCGAGGGCTGGTGGGAGAGATCATCAAGCGGTTCGAGCAGAAAGGATTCCGGCTGGTGGCCATGAAGTTCGTGCAC GCCTCTGAAGACCTTCTTAAACAACATTACATTGACCTGAAAGACCGACCCTTCTACCCTGGTTTGGTTAAGTACATGAACTCTGGACCTATTGTGGCCATG gTATGGGAAGGACTCAACGTGGTTAAAACTGGGAGAGTAATGCTTGGGGAAACAAACCCTGCAGACTCTAAGCCTGGTACTATCCGTGGTGACTTCTGCATTCAAGTAGGAAG AAACATCATTCATGGCAGTGACTCCGTAGAAAGTGCACAGAAAGAGATCAACCTGTGGTTCAAACCTGCAGAGCTCATTGACTACAAATCCTGTGCACATGATTGGATCTATGAGTGA